GTCGTGATGTATTATTCTTCGTAGATAACATCTACCGTTACACCTTAGCAGGTACGGAAGTATCAGCATTATTAGGTCGTATGCCTTCTGCGGTAGGTTACCAACCAACTCTTGCAGAAGAGATGGGTGTATTACAAGAGCGTATTACTTCAACCAAAACTGGTTCTATTACCTCTGTGCAAGCAGTATATGTTCCTGCGGACGACTTAACTGACCCGTCTCCGGCAACAACCTTTGCTCACTTAGACTCAACTGTAGTATTAAGTCGTAATATCGCTTCACTTGGTATTTATCCTGCGGTAGACCCATTAGACTCAACATCTCGCCAATTAGATCCATTAGTTGTTGGCGAAGAACACTATAATGTTGCTCGTGGTGTACAAGGTACATTACAACGTTATAAAGAGTTAAAAGATATTATCGCAATCTTAGGTATGGATGAGTTATCGGAAGATGACAAACGCTTAGTAGCTCGTGCACGTAAAATTGAACGTTTCCTTTCACAACCATTCCACGTTGCGGAAGTATTCAATGGCGTACCGGGTAAATTCGTACCATTAAAAGAGACAATTCGTGGCTTTAAAGGCATTTTAGAAGGCGAATACGACCATATCCCGGAACAAGCGTTCTATATGGCGGGTTCAATTGACGAAGTGGTTGAAAGAGCAAAACAGATGTAATTGTTCTTAAACAAAGGAGAACAGTATGACATCTCAATTTGAACTCACAGTTGTGAGTGCGGAAAGTAAAATCTTTGAAGGCACAGTAACGAGTGTGCGTGTTTCAGGGGTTGATGGTGAATTAGGGGTTTATGCAGGGCATACACCACTATTAACCTCTATCAAACCAGGTATGGTTAAATTCACTTTAGCTGATGGCAAAGAAGAATTTATCTATGTATCTGGTGGCTTCCTTGAAGTACAACCAACCATTGTTACCGTGCTTGCAGATACCGCAATTCGTGGTGATGAACTTGATGAACAACGTATTCTTGCTGCAAAACGTAAAGCAGAAGAAACCTTGTCTAAAACTAACGACGCTGATTTAACAGCGAAATTAGCGAAAGAAATTGCGAAATTGCGTGTTTACGAACTCACAAAAACAAAATTAGCGAACAAACGTTAATATCAAAAAACCCCACTTTCGTGGGGTTTTGTTTTTACAAGCGGTCTAAAAATGCTAATTTTTTACAAATAAATATTTTTTAAATTCATTTCT
The sequence above is a segment of the Mannheimia bovis genome. Coding sequences within it:
- a CDS encoding F0F1 ATP synthase subunit epsilon → MTSQFELTVVSAESKIFEGTVTSVRVSGVDGELGVYAGHTPLLTSIKPGMVKFTLADGKEEFIYVSGGFLEVQPTIVTVLADTAIRGDELDEQRILAAKRKAEETLSKTNDADLTAKLAKEIAKLRVYELTKTKLANKR